The following proteins are co-located in the Streptomyces sp. NBC_00435 genome:
- a CDS encoding roadblock/LC7 domain-containing protein, which translates to MGGEVATTTSRLSDLDWLLSGLVQRVPYTRSAVLLTADGLVTCVHGLDADSADHLAALASGLYSLGRSAGSRFADGAEVRQVVVELASALVFVSAAGSGTCLAVLADREADAGVLGYEMAMLVKSVRPYLAAPPRRPAADAER; encoded by the coding sequence ATGGGCGGCGAAGTGGCGACCACGACCAGTCGGCTCTCGGACCTCGACTGGCTGCTCAGCGGCCTGGTCCAGCGGGTGCCGTACACGCGCAGCGCGGTACTGCTGACCGCCGACGGGCTCGTCACGTGCGTGCACGGGCTCGACGCCGACAGCGCCGACCACCTCGCGGCGCTCGCCTCCGGGCTCTACTCCCTGGGGCGCAGCGCCGGGTCCCGGTTCGCGGACGGCGCCGAGGTGCGGCAGGTGGTGGTCGAGCTCGCCTCCGCCCTGGTCTTCGTCTCGGCGGCCGGCTCCGGCACCTGCCTGGCGGTACTGGCGGACCGGGAGGCCGACGCCGGTGTGCTGGGCTACGAGATGGCGATGCTGGTCAAGAGCGTGCGCCCGTACCTGGCGGCCCCGCCGAGGCGGCCCGCCGCCGACGCGGAGCGATGA
- a CDS encoding DUF742 domain-containing protein — translation MRPYTASGGRTRAAVALDLLSLVTATGVRPRAPLGAEHTLALRLCAGSAAVTVAEVAGHLRLPAVVVKVLLSDLMEHGAVTVRAPCFPSGGSFAADDQSLLRAVLDGLRKRL, via the coding sequence ATGCGCCCGTACACCGCGAGCGGCGGGCGGACACGGGCGGCCGTCGCCCTCGACCTGCTGTCCCTGGTGACGGCGACCGGCGTACGCCCGCGCGCGCCGCTGGGAGCCGAGCACACCCTCGCGCTACGGCTGTGCGCCGGCTCGGCGGCGGTCACCGTCGCAGAGGTGGCGGGGCACCTGCGGCTGCCCGCGGTGGTGGTCAAGGTGCTCCTCTCCGACCTGATGGAACACGGGGCCGTGACCGTGCGGGCGCCGTGTTTCCCGAGCGGCGGCTCGTTCGCCGCCGACGACCAGTCCCTGCTCCGGGCGGTGCTCGATGGCCTGCGCAAACGGCTCTGA
- a CDS encoding GTP-binding protein — MACANGSEPPAHGSSATLKILVAGGFGAGKTTFVGAVSEIEPLSTEELLSGLSEAADPVDGVEAKTTTTVALDFGRITLDERNVLYLFGTPGQQRFWFLWEELCTGALGAVVLADTRRLADCFPAVDFFERRGIGFIVAVNEFDGGHRYGADEVREAVGLGPEVPVVRCDARLPSSGTGALATLVRHLLDVKHPEYSRYAERRDWGESA; from the coding sequence ATGGCCTGCGCAAACGGCTCTGAGCCGCCCGCCCACGGATCCTCCGCGACCTTGAAGATCCTGGTCGCGGGCGGGTTCGGGGCGGGCAAGACCACCTTCGTGGGGGCGGTGAGCGAGATCGAGCCCCTGAGCACGGAGGAGCTGCTGAGCGGGCTGAGCGAGGCCGCCGACCCGGTGGACGGGGTCGAGGCGAAGACGACCACGACCGTGGCACTGGACTTCGGCCGGATCACACTGGACGAGCGGAACGTGCTCTACCTCTTCGGCACGCCCGGCCAGCAGCGCTTCTGGTTCCTCTGGGAGGAGCTGTGCACGGGCGCGCTGGGGGCGGTGGTGCTCGCCGACACGCGCCGCCTCGCCGACTGCTTCCCCGCCGTGGACTTCTTCGAGCGGCGCGGGATCGGCTTCATCGTGGCCGTCAACGAGTTCGACGGCGGGCACCGCTACGGAGCCGACGAGGTGCGGGAGGCCGTGGGGCTCGGGCCGGAGGTACCCGTGGTGCGCTGCGACGCGCGTCTGCCGAGCTCCGGAACGGGGGCGCTGGCGACCCTCGTTCGCCATCTGCTGGACGTGAAGCATCCGGAGTACTCGAGGTACGCGGAGCGACGGGATTGGGGGGAGAGTGCATGA
- a CDS encoding GAF domain-containing protein, whose amino-acid sequence MTYYESTGHLLLTPVDREAPARVLRLRELGLGERADGELDAFARRVADALGAPYAGINFIGEERQFFAGLHHATDAPASGYPARVLARDHGYCPHVVVRRRALVLEDVRDFARFAGNVVVDGSGVRSYVGAPLTDRRGIVLGTVCAVDVVPRRWGLAGLATVKELAAELVELVHAREDRCG is encoded by the coding sequence ATGACCTACTACGAATCGACCGGGCACCTGCTGCTCACGCCGGTGGACCGGGAGGCGCCCGCACGCGTGCTCCGGCTGCGTGAACTGGGGCTGGGGGAGCGGGCGGACGGCGAGCTGGACGCCTTCGCGCGGCGGGTCGCGGACGCGCTGGGCGCGCCCTACGCCGGGATCAACTTCATCGGTGAGGAACGGCAGTTCTTCGCCGGCCTGCACCACGCGACCGACGCCCCGGCGAGCGGTTACCCGGCGCGGGTGCTCGCCCGGGACCACGGCTACTGCCCGCACGTGGTGGTGCGGCGGCGCGCTCTGGTGCTCGAGGACGTACGGGACTTCGCGCGTTTCGCGGGCAACGTCGTCGTGGACGGGAGCGGGGTGCGCTCCTACGTGGGCGCCCCGCTGACCGACCGGCGCGGGATCGTGCTGGGAACGGTGTGCGCGGTGGACGTGGTGCCGAGGCGGTGGGGGCTGGCGGGGCTGGCGACGGTGAAGGAACTGGCGGCGGAGCTGGTGGAGCTGGTGCACGCGCGGGAGGACCGGTGCGGGTGA
- a CDS encoding MmcQ/YjbR family DNA-binding protein, giving the protein MATTAEDVRTIALSLPGSSEKLAWGMPTFRVGGTDGKSGKIFVALGDDDTSIGVKCPKEDREELIGAEPEKFFIRAGHDDNYAWLRVRLAAVEDAAELRSILTDSWLQAAPKRLIAAHPELSG; this is encoded by the coding sequence ATGGCCACGACGGCGGAGGACGTCCGCACGATCGCCCTGTCGCTGCCCGGCAGCAGCGAGAAGCTCGCCTGGGGCATGCCGACCTTCCGGGTGGGCGGAACGGACGGGAAGAGCGGAAAGATCTTCGTCGCGCTCGGCGACGACGACACCTCCATCGGGGTGAAGTGCCCCAAGGAGGACCGCGAGGAGCTGATCGGGGCGGAGCCGGAGAAGTTCTTCATCCGGGCGGGCCACGACGACAACTACGCGTGGCTCCGGGTGCGGCTGGCGGCGGTGGAGGACGCGGCCGAGCTGCGATCGATCCTGACCGACTCCTGGCTCCAAGCGGCCCCCAAACGCCTGATCGCGGCCCACCCGGAACTGAGCGGCTGA
- a CDS encoding transketolase family protein: MDTMRERFISVTSHALDEDPRLALVLAEITMDGFRPAQDRHPDRVVNVGIREQLLIGVGGGLALTGLRPVVHTFASFLVERPFEQIKLDFGHQGTGGVLVSASASYDWPAGGFTHMAPGDVALLDTLDGWTVHVPGHPDEAEALLRHAYAAGDDKVYVRLSARSNARARPVTGLGFQTVREGRAGVVVAVGPLLDNVLAATESMDVSVLYAPTVRPFDDEAVRAAVGHGTAEVVLVEPYLAGTSTSAAARALEAVPHRVLGLGVARAELRRYGTIDEHTAAHGLDPASLRARIAAFTGA, encoded by the coding sequence ATGGACACCATGCGCGAACGATTCATCTCGGTCACGTCGCACGCACTCGACGAGGATCCCCGGCTGGCCCTCGTGCTCGCCGAGATCACCATGGACGGCTTCCGGCCCGCCCAGGACCGCCATCCGGACCGGGTCGTCAACGTGGGCATCCGGGAGCAGCTGCTGATCGGCGTGGGCGGCGGACTGGCCCTCACGGGGCTGCGGCCCGTCGTGCACACCTTCGCCAGCTTCCTCGTGGAGCGGCCCTTCGAACAGATCAAGCTCGACTTCGGGCACCAGGGCACCGGCGGGGTACTGGTCAGCGCGAGCGCCAGCTACGACTGGCCGGCCGGCGGCTTCACCCACATGGCGCCCGGCGACGTGGCCCTGCTGGACACCCTGGACGGCTGGACCGTCCACGTCCCGGGCCACCCGGACGAGGCCGAGGCACTCCTGCGCCACGCCTACGCGGCAGGGGACGACAAGGTCTACGTCCGGCTCTCCGCGCGGTCGAACGCCAGGGCCCGCCCCGTCACCGGGCTGGGTTTCCAGACCGTACGCGAGGGGCGTGCGGGGGTCGTCGTCGCCGTCGGCCCGCTGCTCGACAACGTGCTCGCCGCGACCGAGAGCATGGACGTGAGCGTGCTGTACGCGCCGACCGTACGGCCCTTCGACGACGAGGCGGTGCGTGCCGCCGTCGGGCACGGCACGGCCGAGGTGGTCCTGGTCGAGCCGTACCTCGCCGGAACCTCCACCAGCGCCGCCGCCCGGGCGCTCGAAGCCGTTCCGCACCGGGTGCTCGGCCTCGGCGTCGCCCGCGCCGAGCTGCGCCGGTACGGCACGATCGACGAGCACACGGCCGCGCACGGCCTGGACCCGGCGTCGCTGCGCGCGCGGATCGCCGCCTTCACCGGTGCCTGA
- a CDS encoding transketolase, protein MTQAAAADTGFRYEDLGPLMALMTGAEKHGPAATSTLDALWVLYDRILRVGPGSAEDPGRDRFLLSKGHGPMAYYAVLAAKGFFPVDWLSGFGAYDSPLGHHPDRTLLPGVEIGSGSLGHGLPLAVGSALGLRAQGLTDPAVWVLIGDAELDEGSNHEAIAYAGPAGLERLHTIVIDNDSATHGWRGGIASRFEAAGWSTATVDGRDHAALYAACTAPHPGRPHAVVARVEKKY, encoded by the coding sequence ATGACTCAGGCAGCCGCCGCGGACACCGGGTTCCGCTACGAAGACCTAGGGCCGCTCATGGCCCTCATGACCGGGGCCGAGAAGCACGGGCCCGCCGCCACCTCCACGCTCGACGCCCTGTGGGTGCTCTACGACCGGATCCTGCGCGTCGGGCCCGGGAGCGCCGAGGATCCCGGGCGGGACCGGTTCCTGCTCTCCAAGGGGCACGGGCCGATGGCCTACTACGCCGTCCTCGCCGCCAAGGGGTTCTTCCCCGTCGACTGGCTGAGCGGGTTCGGCGCGTACGACTCGCCCCTCGGGCACCACCCGGACCGCACCCTGCTCCCCGGAGTGGAGATCGGAAGCGGATCGCTCGGGCACGGGCTGCCGCTCGCCGTCGGCAGCGCGCTCGGGCTGCGGGCCCAGGGGCTGACGGATCCGGCCGTGTGGGTACTGATCGGCGACGCGGAGCTGGACGAGGGAAGCAATCACGAGGCGATCGCCTACGCCGGCCCGGCCGGCCTGGAGCGGCTGCACACGATCGTGATCGACAACGACTCCGCGACCCACGGCTGGCGGGGCGGCATCGCCTCCCGCTTCGAGGCGGCCGGCTGGTCGACGGCCACCGTGGACGGCCGGGACCACGCGGCCCTGTACGCCGCCTGCACCGCACCGCACCCGGGCCGGCCGCACGCCGTCGTCGCCCGGGTCGAGAAGAAGTACTGA
- a CDS encoding YceI family protein, giving the protein MQDLTHRRHHGAGDEWAGHGVQRGGPGPRAWGYGVARHAMVTKVRGAFKEFEGSGHFDGEDPSKSSVSVTIKAASIDTRNEQRDGHLRTNDFLDASNFPNLTFASTGVEQLDSANFRLTGDLTIKDVTRPISIDFEFQGSATDPYGNLRVGFEGSVPISRKDYGITWNAALEGGGVLVEDKVVLEFEVSAIRQP; this is encoded by the coding sequence GTGCAGGACCTGACGCACCGCCGCCACCATGGTGCCGGTGACGAGTGGGCCGGCCACGGCGTACAGCGCGGCGGACCAGGTCCTCGGGCCTGGGGATACGGCGTGGCCCGGCACGCGATGGTCACCAAGGTCCGCGGCGCGTTCAAGGAATTCGAGGGCAGCGGTCACTTCGACGGCGAGGACCCCTCCAAGTCCTCCGTGTCCGTCACGATCAAGGCCGCGAGCATCGACACCCGCAACGAGCAGCGCGACGGCCACCTGCGCACCAACGACTTCCTCGACGCCTCGAACTTCCCCAACCTCACTTTCGCCTCCACCGGCGTCGAGCAGCTCGACAGCGCCAACTTCCGGCTGACCGGGGACCTCACCATCAAGGACGTCACCCGGCCGATCAGCATCGACTTCGAATTCCAGGGCAGCGCCACGGACCCGTACGGCAATCTGCGCGTCGGATTCGAAGGCTCGGTGCCGATCAGCCGCAAGGACTACGGCATCACCTGGAACGCCGCGTTGGAGGGCGGCGGCGTCCTGGTCGAAGACAAGGTGGTGCTGGAGTTCGAGGTCTCCGCGATCCGGCAGCCCTGA
- a CDS encoding LysR family transcriptional regulator: METRELRYFVAVAEELHFGRAAQRLGIAQPPLSRAIQQLERRLGAALLDRTSRSVTLTEAGSVLLAEGRAALAAVDAAERRTRRAALAASGRPGLVLVTKASASRELLAKLLEAYAAEPGAVPVEVILCGPAEQSRLLREGRADVALLHRPFDSTAGFHTEELSTEGQVVVLPAGHPLTVRAHVHMADITGLPGLPLPRWPDPDGTYPPGPGPRVRDHAQLLQLVALGRACAVSPESCRAQLHRDLAAVPVLDAPTVTTVIAWPTHSRSRAVADLVRTATRLPMRWPQT, from the coding sequence ATGGAGACCCGGGAACTGCGATATTTCGTCGCTGTCGCTGAAGAGCTGCACTTCGGGCGCGCCGCACAACGGCTCGGGATCGCACAGCCGCCTCTGTCACGGGCGATCCAGCAGCTCGAGCGCCGGCTCGGGGCGGCGCTGCTGGACCGGACCAGCCGCAGCGTCACGCTGACCGAAGCCGGCTCGGTGTTGCTGGCCGAGGGCCGGGCGGCCCTCGCCGCGGTCGATGCCGCCGAGCGCCGGACCCGCCGCGCCGCCCTTGCCGCGTCCGGCCGTCCTGGCTTGGTCCTGGTCACGAAAGCCAGCGCGTCCAGAGAACTGCTGGCGAAGCTGCTCGAGGCGTACGCCGCTGAACCCGGCGCGGTGCCAGTCGAGGTCATCCTGTGCGGCCCGGCCGAACAGTCACGGCTCCTGCGCGAGGGCCGGGCCGATGTGGCGCTGCTGCACCGGCCGTTCGACTCGACCGCTGGGTTCCACACCGAAGAGCTGAGCACGGAGGGTCAGGTCGTGGTCCTGCCGGCCGGGCATCCGCTCACCGTCCGGGCCCATGTGCACATGGCGGACATCACCGGGCTACCAGGCCTGCCCCTGCCGCGCTGGCCTGACCCCGATGGCACCTACCCGCCGGGCCCCGGCCCGCGCGTCCGCGACCACGCGCAGTTGCTGCAGCTCGTCGCGCTCGGCCGTGCGTGCGCGGTCTCACCAGAATCATGCCGAGCCCAACTGCACCGGGACCTCGCCGCCGTGCCCGTGCTCGACGCCCCGACGGTCACCACCGTAATCGCCTGGCCAACGCACAGCCGGTCCCGTGCCGTCGCCGACCTCGTTCGTACCGCGACACGTCTCCCCATGCGCTGGCCCCAGACGTAA
- a CDS encoding SDR family NAD(P)-dependent oxidoreductase, whose amino-acid sequence MSERTIALVTGANKGIGFEIAAGLGALGWSVGVGARDDQRRRAAVDRLRAAGADAFGVPLDVTDDASATAAARLIEEQAGRLDVLVNNAGISGGMPQEPTRVDPATIRTVVETNVIGVIRVTNAMMPLLRRSAAPRIVNMSSSVGSLTRQSGIAADRTTGPVAAAYAPSKAFLNAVTLQYARELSGTNILINAGCPGYVASDLNGFRGVRTPEQGAAIAIKLATLPDDGPTGQFFEDAGVVPW is encoded by the coding sequence ATGAGCGAACGGACGATTGCGCTGGTCACCGGTGCGAACAAGGGAATTGGCTTCGAGATCGCCGCGGGCCTGGGAGCCCTCGGATGGAGCGTCGGTGTCGGCGCACGCGACGATCAGCGCCGAAGGGCCGCGGTGGACAGACTGCGCGCGGCGGGCGCCGACGCGTTCGGCGTACCGCTGGACGTGACCGACGACGCCAGTGCGACCGCCGCCGCACGGCTGATCGAGGAGCAGGCCGGGCGCCTCGACGTGCTCGTCAACAACGCCGGCATCTCCGGCGGCATGCCGCAGGAGCCCACCCGGGTCGATCCCGCCACCATCCGGACGGTCGTCGAGACCAACGTCATCGGCGTCATCCGCGTCACCAACGCGATGATGCCGCTGCTGCGCCGTTCCGCCGCACCACGGATCGTGAACATGTCCAGCAGTGTCGGCTCCCTCACCCGGCAGTCAGGAATCGCTGCTGACCGGACGACGGGTCCGGTGGCCGCGGCGTATGCGCCGTCGAAGGCGTTCCTGAACGCTGTCACCCTCCAGTACGCCCGGGAGCTGAGCGGTACGAACATCCTGATCAACGCCGGCTGCCCCGGCTACGTCGCCAGCGACCTCAACGGCTTCCGCGGCGTGCGCACCCCCGAGCAGGGCGCGGCGATCGCCATCAAGCTCGCGACCCTGCCCGACGACGGCCCGACCGGCCAGTTCTTCGAAGACGCTGGCGTGGTGCCCTGGTGA
- a CDS encoding NAD-dependent epimerase/dehydratase family protein, translating into MQIFITGGSGYIGRSTIRALTRHGIGVTALARSEQAARTVSGLGAAPVAGALTDTDVLHEAARRADAVIHLGVDYAEGTAEVDRAAAEALQDGVGNGPYVHTGGVWVYGDTDGVVDEDAPLNPPRITAWRLENEKRVLARTGTGDHPVVVMPGLVYGRSGGLAQSFFVEPGRTAGAVPCIGDGTNRWALIHVDDIAELYVLALNAPAGAVYAGVSGQNLPLADVARALGHAAGCPGRIDSLTLDEAVQRMGPIAEAFALDQQFSGARARLELGWTPTRLDALTELTQD; encoded by the coding sequence ATGCAGATCTTCATCACAGGTGGCTCCGGCTACATCGGCCGCTCCACCATCCGGGCACTGACCAGGCACGGCATCGGCGTGACGGCGCTGGCGCGCAGCGAGCAAGCGGCACGCACCGTGTCGGGTCTTGGTGCCGCCCCGGTCGCGGGGGCACTCACCGACACCGATGTCCTCCATGAGGCGGCCCGCCGGGCCGACGCGGTCATCCACCTCGGCGTGGACTACGCCGAGGGCACCGCGGAAGTCGACCGCGCGGCGGCGGAGGCACTGCAGGACGGTGTGGGAAACGGCCCCTATGTGCACACGGGCGGGGTGTGGGTGTACGGCGACACCGACGGGGTCGTCGACGAGGACGCCCCGCTGAACCCGCCGCGCATCACCGCCTGGCGGCTGGAGAACGAGAAGCGGGTGCTCGCCCGGACAGGCACCGGGGACCACCCGGTGGTGGTGATGCCGGGGCTGGTCTACGGCCGCTCCGGCGGACTGGCGCAGTCGTTCTTCGTCGAGCCGGGGCGCACCGCGGGTGCCGTGCCCTGCATCGGGGACGGCACCAACCGCTGGGCGCTGATCCACGTGGACGACATCGCCGAACTGTACGTCCTGGCCCTGAACGCCCCGGCCGGTGCCGTCTACGCCGGGGTCAGTGGCCAGAACCTTCCGCTGGCCGATGTCGCCCGAGCCCTGGGCCACGCCGCCGGATGCCCAGGCAGGATCGATTCGCTGACCCTCGACGAGGCCGTACAGCGGATGGGCCCGATCGCGGAGGCATTCGCCCTCGACCAGCAGTTCAGCGGCGCCCGGGCCCGCCTCGAGCTCGGCTGGACGCCGACCCGCCTCGACGCCCTGACCGAACTCACCCAGGATTGA
- a CDS encoding LysR family transcriptional regulator, with the protein MLSRQIRALEQELRAELFTRNRRTTELTAAGRQLLEDASPLLAGARALCRRVRQAAHGSSTFTAGFMPGISVTGAVRAFSARHPELSVQVVRTSWGDQVQGVNEGVLDVSFVRLPVDRRGLELRPLFREPRVAVLPADHRLAGKESLVIADLASERLLQDPDAVPEWRDLPERTGGEGAGPRPSFSTVEEKLEHVATSGGVLVLPRSTAVYYTHADVAHVPIDDIGPGEVCLAWSADRSSPLLREFADTAAAQY; encoded by the coding sequence GTGCTCTCCCGGCAGATCCGCGCGCTGGAGCAGGAGCTGCGCGCGGAGCTGTTCACCAGGAACAGGCGGACCACCGAGTTGACGGCCGCCGGCCGTCAACTGCTGGAGGACGCAAGCCCGCTGCTGGCCGGCGCGCGGGCTCTGTGCCGCCGGGTCCGGCAGGCCGCCCACGGATCCTCGACGTTCACGGCCGGCTTCATGCCCGGAATCAGCGTGACCGGCGCGGTGCGTGCCTTCTCCGCCAGGCATCCCGAGCTGAGCGTGCAGGTGGTACGCACCTCATGGGGCGACCAGGTCCAAGGGGTGAACGAGGGCGTTCTCGACGTGAGCTTCGTACGGCTGCCCGTCGACCGTCGCGGTCTGGAGCTGCGCCCGCTCTTCCGGGAGCCCCGCGTCGCCGTCCTGCCGGCGGACCACCGGCTGGCGGGCAAGGAGTCCCTCGTCATCGCGGATCTGGCCTCCGAGCGGTTGCTCCAGGACCCCGACGCCGTCCCCGAGTGGCGTGACCTCCCCGAGCGGACCGGCGGTGAAGGAGCAGGGCCGCGGCCCTCCTTCTCCACCGTCGAGGAGAAGCTCGAACACGTCGCGACGTCCGGCGGCGTCCTCGTCCTTCCGCGCTCCACCGCGGTCTATTACACCCATGCCGATGTCGCGCACGTTCCCATCGACGACATCGGCCCGGGCGAGGTCTGCCTCGCCTGGAGCGCCGACCGCAGCTCCCCTCTGCTCAGGGAGTTCGCGGACACCGCCGCCGCCCAGTATTGA